A part of Ictalurus furcatus strain D&B chromosome 8, Billie_1.0, whole genome shotgun sequence genomic DNA contains:
- the LOC128611145 gene encoding transmembrane protein 182-like, which translates to MKIGAAALVGGLLGVPGFLCFLLAFGTDYWLLVHEDCVFKQPRTTTYTVAQINSTEASEVEDPNRSFLTLHHEGFFWRCLFQHDSTQHLLLAVLFTNQPRSKECIQGYLFPLPVAVGPVPHNIYDATAVFRGFWTVLIILAVVASVTGGFLLVCAVPFISQKLYRVGGAFLITAGCLFLVLVGLFILWKELVNVRQYILQERGRACPDAHLEAQYGWSFIVAVAGIPLILLSGLLFYCIGRYLQKDI; encoded by the exons ATGAAGATTGGGGCTGCTGCTCTGGTTGGGGGTTTGCTTGGGGTTCCGGGGTTTCTGTGTTTCTTGTTGGCATTCGGTACGGATTACTGGCTCCTAGTGCATGAGGACTGCGTGTTCAAGCAACCGAGGACAACGACATACACTGTAGCTCAGATCAACAGCACAGAG GCCTCAGAGGTGGAAGATCCGAACCGTTCCTTTCTCACTCTCCATCATGAGGGATTTTTCTGGCGCTGTCTATTCCAGCATGACTCCACCCAACATTTATTACTGGCTGTTCTATTCA CTAACCAGCCAAGATCGAAAGAATGTATACAAGGATACCTGTTCCCCCTGCCTGTTGCAGTTGGACCTGTTCCTCATAATATTTATGATGCGACTGCAG TATTCCGTGGATTCTGGACCGTGCTCATAATCCTGGCCGTTGTAGCTAGCGTGACCGGGGGCTTCCTGCTAGTTTGTGCAGTTCCCTTCATCAGCCAGAAACTCTACCGTGTGGGTGGTGCGTTTCTCATCACAGCAG GATGTCTGTTCCTGGTGCTGGTGGGTCTGTTCATACTGTGGAAGGAGCTGGTCAATGTGAGACAATATATTCTACAGGAGAGAGGAAGGGCTTGCCCTGATGCCCATCTGGAAGCACAGTATGGCTGGTCCTTCATTGTTGCAGTGGCTGGTATCCCTTTGATACTTCTCTCTGGTCTTCTTTTCTATTGCATAGGAAGATATCTCCAAAAGGACATTTAG